One genomic window of Solanum dulcamara chromosome 10, daSolDulc1.2, whole genome shotgun sequence includes the following:
- the LOC129870858 gene encoding indole-3-acetate O-methyltransferase 1-like, translating to MATLGDNKDNVVVSNMKLERMLSMKGGKGEASYVNNSQAQGQHARSMLHLLKETLDGVQLNSSENDIPFVMVDLGCSCGNNTVYIIDVIVEHMRKRYEATGQQPPEFSAFFCDLPSNDFNTLFQLLPPLANNGMEECLASNSHRSYFAAGVPGSFYRRLFPARSIDVFYSAFSLHWLSQVPDVVLDKQNVAYNKGKIYIHGANECTTKAYKIQFQSDLASFLCARSKEMKRGGSMFLVCLGRTSVDPTDQGGAGLLFGTHFQDAWDDLVQEGLITSENRDNFNIPVYAPSIQDFKEVVEANGSFTINKLQVFRGGSPLVVNHPDDAAEVGRALAISCRSVSGVLVDAHIGEQLGDELFTRVERRASRHAKELIEKLQFFHIVASLSLV from the exons ATGGCTACATTAGGTGACAATAAGGACAATGTTGTCGTATCCAATATGAAACTTGAAAGAATGCTTAGCATGAAAGGAGGCAAAGGAGAGGCTAGCTATGTCAACAATTCTCAAGCACAG GGACAACATGCTCGATCAATGCTGCACCTACTGAAAGAAACCCTTGATGGGGTCCAACTAAACTCATCTGAAAACGACATTCCTTTCGTGATGGTAGACTTGGGATGTTCTTGCGGCAACAACACCGTTTACATAATCGACGTAATTGTGGAACACATGAGGAAGCGATACGAAGCAACAGGTCAACAACCACCGGAATTCTCCGCCTTTTTCTGTGACCTTCCTTCCAATGACTTCAACACACTCTTTCAACTGCTGCCTCCGTTAGCTAATAATGGCATGGAGGAATGTTTAGCTTCCAATAGCCATCGATCGTATTTTGCTGCCGGAGTTCCAGGTTCCTTTTATCGCCGTCTATTCCCGGCCAGATCCATTGACGTTTTCTACTCCGCATTTTCCTTGCACTGGCTTTCTCAG GTGCCGGATGTAGTATTGGATAAGCAAAATGTGGCGTACAACAAGGGAAAGATATACATCCATGGTGCAAATGAGTGCACGACGAAGGCGTACAAAATACAATTTCAAAGTGATTTGGCTAGTTTCCTTTGTGCAAGGTCTAAAGAAATGAAGAGAGGTGGTTCCATGTTCTTAGTTTGCTTAGGAAGGACCTCTGTTGACCCAACTGACCAAGGTGGGGCTGGACTCCTTTTTGGGACCCATTTTCAAGATGCTTGGGATGATCTTGTACAAgag GGTCTAATTACAAGTGAGAACAGGGACAACTTTAACATCCCAGTGTATGCACCAAGTATACAAGATTTTAAGGAGGTGGTTGAAGCCAACGGCTCATTCACTATCAACAAGCTTCAAGTTTTCAGGGGAGGGAGTCCTCTTGTTGTCAACCACCCCGACGATGCAGCTGAAGTCGGACGAGCCTTAGCCATCAGCTGCAGAAGTGTTAGTGGCGTACTTGTCGACGCTCACATTGGTGAACAACTTGGTGACGAGCTGTTCACCAGAGTTGAGCGTCGAGCCTCACGCCACGCAAAAGAGCTCATTGAAAAGCTTCAGTTTTTTCATATAGTTGCTTCCCTTTCTCTTGTGTAG